In the genome of Bremerella sp. P1, the window TCTTCCTGCTGTCTCGATAGCAACTGCTGTTTGAATTCCTGCTGCTTTTCAGGTGATCCAAAACGCTGTTCAAACAACATGCGTACAGCCCACCATTCGCTGCTTTGGCCGGGCTCGGCTTCCGTTAAAAACTGTTTAGCGGAAGTGAGTTTGTCGTCCCAACTGGGAAGTTCTTTCGCTCGAGGCTGCAGGGCCAGCAAAGTCCACATCGTCGTGACTTCCGTCGTTTCGCGCTGCGGACGATCTTGCAGTGGAAGCTGCCCGCAGGCCTTCCAGGAACCATCGTCCTCCTGACGCGTGACCAGTGCCGTTTCAAACGCCCCCTCCCATTCGCCTGCGGCTTTGTCATCGGAATAATTGCTGCTAAGCAACAGTTGATACATCGTGTCGATGTTGCCTGTCTCGGCTTCTGCCTGGTCGGTCTTCTCACGGTTCTTGGGCGCAGTCCAGTTCTGCCAATCAACAGACCAAGCGGATGCTTCGCCTAGTTTCGCTTGGTCGACGGTTGCGCCGGCGCTGTGGGCTTCCTTTAAGCTCCACACCATGAAAGGGACCTGGTGGCAGGAGACACACTTCCGGTTGTCGATCCATGCCTGACCCTCACGCTGCAGAAATGGCACGCTCCGGCCAATGGCGCTGTGAACCGATTCCGTAGAAGCATCCATTGGCGAGTCGGCGGGTGGCGCAGCAACAAGTAACCAGACAACGAGCAACACGTTCACAGGTCGACTCCAAAGGAGGGGAAAGCCTGAGGGGGGAGAGTTAAGCGAGCGATCATGCTCAACTCTATTCTAATGCAATAAGCCCTCAAAGAATCAATCTTTTCATCCGTATTCAGGCGTTTCGATAATCCGCAGGCGTTGTGCCGGTGTATTCCCGAAACGCACGAATGAATCCACTGGTGCTGTCGAAACCGCTACGGATTGCTACATCGATGACGCTTAACGAAGTCGAAGAAAGTAGATGTTGCGCATGCCGCATACGCGATAGCCGAATTTCGTGGGCGATCGAATGGCCCACGACCGATTTGAAGCGATTTTCGAGCGTTTTACGGCTGACCTCGGAGTTCTCGACAATGTCAGCCACGGTGATTGGTTGCCCGTATCGGGCTCGAATAAACTCGATCGCAGAAGCGACCTCCTTGTCATCCAGGGCCAGAAACTCTGAGGAACGCCGTGCGATGAGCGGGCCTGGCGCTACCAAGATCGGCTCTGACGGGGTAGGCTCGCCTTGGATCAACTGATCCAACAATTGAGCCGCCAAATATCCGATTCGTTCTGAGTTCTGAGCGATGCTGGATAAGGGAGGCGATGTCGTATCGCAAATCAAACCGTAGTTGTTCACCCCGACGACCGAGATTCCAAAGGGAATGCTAATACCCAGCTGTTTGGTACATTCGACTACCTCGTACGCGAATTCATCATGACATGTCGCAACACCGCAAGGCTGAGGCAGTTCGGCAAGTTGACTACGCAATTGTTCCTGATCGATTCGACGAAAAACGACATCGCCTTGCGTATCTGATTCAAAGGCCACTTCGATTGAGGTGGCGTCAAAACCCGACTCGCGCAGCCGCGCGAGGAAGCCTTCCCGACGAAGTTGATTGTGATACCAGTCAAAATGCCCTACGAAAGCGAAATTGCGTAAGCCCAAGCTGATCAGATGATCCGCCAGACGTCGGCCAATCTCGACGTTGTCGGAGTGGACGATTGCCAGATCTTCCGCAGGTGGCTCGTGGAGTGTCAAATTTACGAAGGGAATCTTGAGCGACTTCAGAAAGTCGATCTGCTCGCTGGTCTCGGCGTAGGCAATCACCCCATCGGCCTTGGCCTCTTTCAAGTGTTTCCAGGGGATGTAAGGGATTGCGGCATTCTTGATGATTCGAATTCGCGACGTTTCCGCGGCATATTGCAAGATACCACGGAGCATTCGGATCTGGTTATCCGAACTGGGAACCACCACAAGTGCGATCTGGTGTGGCATGCCGTTTAAATGAGGAAAGTGTCGTATGAGCCGAAGAAATTGCCGTCGTTTGGATCCTCGAGCCGACAGATTCGCCGCTCGTCGCTTGATGTTAGGAGAGTACAAGAAGATCTCAATTTCTACAGCTTAGACTATACCGAATCCCAACGGAAAGAGCGTATTCCCACTGCTATGGAGAAAGCGTAGTTGGGCTCGTCATTTCCTGGAGCAGCTGAGAGCAGACCAATTGCATCCGGGGAAAGTGAAACGGGCCCTTCCACAGGTTGCCCTTCAAGGTTGAACTGAGCCGGCCATCGCGATGGAGATAGCCAAACCACTCGCCATGCTGTGGGTCTGCAAAATGAGAGTAGGCCCAGTCATGGATCTGCTGATGCCACTGAGCATAGCGATCTTCGCCGGTAAGATAGTAAGCCAGTAGCGTTGCGATGATCGTTTCATTCTGCGGCCACCAGAACTTCATGTCGTGCCAGTACTCTTGTACAGGCCGATCATCGACACCGGTAAAGTAAAGGATACCACCATATTCTTCATCCCATCCGCGGTGCCACATCCAGTCGAGCATCTGGCAGCCAAGTTGGATCAGGTCTTGATCCTCTCGGTACTTTCCTTCCCAAAGAATGAACCAGGCACCTTCAATAGCGTGTCCCGGGTTGAGGGTGCGACCGTCAAAGTGATCCAGCACTTCACCGTCACTGCCAACCGTTTCCATCACGCAAGCGATTTCTGACTTCACATGGAACGTACGTATCGCATCGATACTTTGGTCGATGTAAAGGTCCGCGTCCTCGAGTCCAATGGAACCGCGGAGTTGTTGGGCCGTATTGATCGTGATCA includes:
- a CDS encoding AraC family transcriptional regulator, coding for MPHQIALVVVPSSDNQIRMLRGILQYAAETSRIRIIKNAAIPYIPWKHLKEAKADGVIAYAETSEQIDFLKSLKIPFVNLTLHEPPAEDLAIVHSDNVEIGRRLADHLISLGLRNFAFVGHFDWYHNQLRREGFLARLRESGFDATSIEVAFESDTQGDVVFRRIDQEQLRSQLAELPQPCGVATCHDEFAYEVVECTKQLGISIPFGISVVGVNNYGLICDTTSPPLSSIAQNSERIGYLAAQLLDQLIQGEPTPSEPILVAPGPLIARRSSEFLALDDKEVASAIEFIRARYGQPITVADIVENSEVSRKTLENRFKSVVGHSIAHEIRLSRMRHAQHLLSSTSLSVIDVAIRSGFDSTSGFIRAFREYTGTTPADYRNA
- a CDS encoding prenyltransferase/squalene oxidase repeat-containing protein; this translates as MNVLLVVWLLVAAPPADSPMDASTESVHSAIGRSVPFLQREGQAWIDNRKCVSCHQVPFMVWSLKEAHSAGATVDQAKLGEASAWSVDWQNWTAPKNREKTDQAEAETGNIDTMYQLLLSSNYSDDKAAGEWEGAFETALVTRQEDDGSWKACGQLPLQDRPQRETTEVTTMWTLLALQPRAKELPSWDDKLTSAKQFLTEAEPGQSSEWWAVRMLFEQRFGSPEKQQEFKQQLLSRQQEDGGWGWLVDRPSDALGTGIVLFALSHQPQEGDAAAIGKARRFLIDNQEEDGSWTVPSTLKRAKGKVKETSTYWGTAWAIIALVRTQPAP
- a CDS encoding AGE family epimerase/isomerase yields the protein MNSDRKAALLDQYRNGLLDDTLPFWLKHSVDQQYGGFITSLDRDGTIVDTDKGVWQQARFTWLLGELYNEVEPREEWLRLAETGLQFISEHAFDPVDGRMWFHLTREGEPIRKRRYAFSESFAAIAFGELAKATGKAEYAEKAHELFLRFVNHHPEPKFTSVRPTRGIGVPMITINTAQQLRGSIGLEDADLYIDQSIDAIRTFHVKSEIACVMETVGSDGEVLDHFDGRTLNPGHAIEGAWFILWEGKYREDQDLIQLGCQMLDWMWHRGWDEEYGGILYFTGVDDRPVQEYWHDMKFWWPQNETIIATLLAYYLTGEDRYAQWHQQIHDWAYSHFADPQHGEWFGYLHRDGRLSSTLKGNLWKGPFHFPRMQLVCSQLLQEMTSPTTLSP